The following proteins are encoded in a genomic region of Limosilactobacillus reuteri subsp. reuteri:
- a CDS encoding ECF transporter S component — MAKTRHQQIRHNTTLAIFIAIILLQDFVPFFGNIPLGPLSITTLHVTVIIAAIVLGPVDGAIIGGIWGLLTWVRAFVAPSSPLAPLVFVNPLVSVVPRIMIGILAGYTFILMCRLVKAKYIAAVSAAIVGTLTNTGLVLGFIYLFYRTPAVAQTYGVNVNHLLIALETVMATNGLAELILAIIIVPMVALPVLEVRRRLEVN, encoded by the coding sequence ATGGCAAAAACTCGGCACCAACAAATTAGGCACAATACGACATTAGCAATCTTTATCGCAATTATTCTCTTACAAGATTTTGTCCCATTTTTTGGTAACATTCCGCTAGGACCGCTTAGTATTACGACCCTTCATGTAACAGTCATTATTGCGGCAATTGTGTTGGGTCCCGTTGATGGCGCAATTATTGGTGGTATTTGGGGGCTCCTGACTTGGGTGCGAGCATTTGTGGCACCAAGTAGTCCGCTGGCTCCCTTAGTTTTTGTTAACCCGCTTGTTTCCGTTGTCCCGCGCATTATGATTGGGATTTTAGCAGGATATACTTTTATTCTTATGTGTCGTTTGGTCAAAGCAAAATATATCGCCGCGGTAAGTGCTGCAATAGTAGGAACCCTTACTAATACTGGCTTGGTATTAGGCTTTATTTATCTATTTTATCGTACTCCAGCAGTTGCGCAAACTTATGGGGTAAATGTTAATCATTTATTAATTGCTTTAGAAACAGTCATGGCGACTAATGGGCTCGCAGAATTGATATTGGCAATTATTATTGTCCCGATGGTTGCTCTTCCGGTATTGGAAGTCCGCCGTCGTTTGGAAGTAAATTGA
- a CDS encoding IS3 family transposase, which yields MSRKENCLDNAPVESFFHLFKTELLAGFLPCKDIAELSELSQEYVQYFNHVRTTLKAKGMTPVEYRNHALAA from the coding sequence ATGTCACGGAAGGAAAATTGCCTGGATAACGCTCCAGTAGAAAGTTTCTTTCACTTATTTAAGACTGAGTTACTAGCAGGATTTCTGCCTTGTAAGGATATTGCAGAATTAAGCGAACTTTCTCAAGAATATGTTCAATATTTTAATCATGTCAGAACAACCTTAAAAGCAAAAGGCATGACTCCGGTCGAATACCGAAATCATGCCTTAGCAGCTTAA
- the ptsP gene encoding phosphoenolpyruvate--protein phosphotransferase, giving the protein MSILLTGLAASSGITIAPAHLLVESDLSIKKQHTADENHEVARLHDSFALSKTELQHLSKHAHELLGQRAVTIIDTQIAILDDPTLQKKIIDRINSHHDTAEWAVKRVEDYYLSVFERKNDNEYLYARATALRDVTKRVLSHLLNVSLPDPGLLDHRAIFVANNITPTDTAQFDKRYVAGIVTTNGGRTSHFTIMSKTLSLPAVVGVKNATTIIHDGDLLIVDGIHGKVIVNPTNEEIEHYRLLAGKFIQEQQKWGALKDKQTVSADGRRFEVGANVGTFADVIDAQEDGAEGIGLLRTEFLYMSKDELPTEEQQFNAYKRFVSAMNEQRVVARTLDIGGDKKLGMVALPHEDNPYLGFRAIRIGLARPEILRPQLRALLRASVYGRLAIMFPMIATIEEFQAARAILDDEKEKLEQAGIQVAKNIEVGMMLEIPAVAVMAEHFAKYVDFFSIGSNDLIQYLFAVDRGNQQVAYLYQELHPAVLRMVRQVIEAAHAEGKWVGMCGEMANNPYAVPLLMAMGLDEFSMSSSQILRVRSLINQLNTRKLQPLVHRAIHAETAAAVQKLVEKYVPQVKL; this is encoded by the coding sequence ATGTCTATACTACTAACCGGACTTGCCGCTAGTAGTGGTATTACGATTGCTCCGGCACACCTGTTAGTAGAGTCAGATCTATCTATAAAAAAACAGCATACAGCTGATGAGAATCATGAGGTCGCCCGGCTTCATGATTCTTTTGCGTTAAGCAAGACCGAACTTCAGCATTTATCTAAGCATGCCCATGAGTTGCTAGGCCAGCGGGCAGTGACGATTATTGATACCCAGATTGCGATTTTAGACGATCCGACTTTACAAAAGAAGATTATTGACCGTATTAATAGCCATCATGATACTGCGGAGTGGGCTGTTAAACGCGTTGAAGATTATTATTTAAGTGTTTTTGAGCGCAAGAACGATAATGAGTATTTATATGCGCGGGCAACTGCCTTACGTGATGTGACCAAACGAGTCTTGAGTCACCTATTGAATGTTTCCCTACCAGACCCAGGGCTTTTAGACCACCGGGCAATCTTTGTGGCTAATAATATTACGCCTACTGATACCGCTCAATTTGATAAACGATATGTTGCAGGGATTGTTACAACTAATGGGGGGCGGACCTCTCATTTTACGATTATGAGTAAGACCCTTTCCTTGCCTGCTGTCGTCGGCGTCAAGAATGCTACTACGATTATTCACGATGGCGACTTGCTGATTGTTGACGGGATTCATGGCAAAGTGATTGTCAATCCAACGAATGAAGAGATTGAGCATTATCGTTTGTTAGCTGGTAAATTTATCCAGGAGCAGCAAAAGTGGGGAGCGTTAAAAGATAAGCAAACCGTGAGTGCTGATGGGCGCCGCTTTGAAGTGGGAGCTAATGTCGGAACATTTGCTGACGTTATTGATGCTCAAGAAGATGGCGCCGAGGGGATTGGCCTTTTAAGAACAGAATTTCTCTATATGAGCAAGGATGAATTGCCAACAGAAGAGCAACAATTTAATGCTTACAAAAGATTTGTTTCGGCGATGAATGAACAGCGGGTAGTCGCCCGAACGCTTGACATTGGCGGCGATAAAAAGCTGGGGATGGTTGCTCTTCCTCATGAGGACAATCCTTACCTAGGTTTTCGTGCCATCAGGATTGGATTGGCACGCCCGGAAATATTACGTCCTCAATTGCGCGCCCTCCTTCGTGCATCCGTTTATGGACGGTTAGCCATTATGTTTCCGATGATTGCAACAATTGAAGAGTTCCAAGCGGCGCGAGCAATTCTTGACGATGAAAAAGAAAAGCTTGAGCAAGCAGGTATTCAAGTTGCTAAAAATATTGAAGTTGGCATGATGCTAGAGATTCCAGCAGTTGCGGTTATGGCTGAACATTTTGCGAAGTATGTTGACTTTTTTAGCATTGGCAGTAATGACCTTATTCAGTACCTATTTGCTGTTGATCGCGGAAATCAGCAAGTAGCATACCTATATCAAGAACTTCACCCGGCAGTTTTACGGATGGTGCGGCAAGTGATTGAAGCTGCGCATGCTGAAGGCAAGTGGGTCGGAATGTGTGGAGAGATGGCTAATAATCCTTATGCGGTTCCTCTATTAATGGCAATGGGGCTTGATGAATTTTCAATGAGCAGTAGTCAGATTTTACGTGTTCGCTCTTTAATTAACCAGTTGAATACGCGCAAATTACAACCATTAGTTCATCGAGCGATTCATGCTGAAACTGCCGCGGCGGTCCAAAAATTAGTGGAAAAGTATGTTCCGCAGGTAAAACTTTAA
- a CDS encoding GntR family transcriptional regulator: MNFDFNDSTPLYQQIADQLEEMIFSGGFDEGSQVPSTTQLSQQLHINPATVLKGMNILVNKGLLEKRRGLGMFVKKGAQQKIMEQRKESFYNDYVKSLLVEAGKLGITKQHLLDLIERGENDGSINS, encoded by the coding sequence ATGAATTTCGACTTTAATGATTCAACGCCGCTCTATCAGCAAATTGCTGACCAGCTTGAAGAGATGATTTTCTCTGGGGGCTTTGATGAAGGTTCGCAGGTACCGTCAACGACCCAGCTTTCTCAGCAATTGCATATCAATCCTGCGACAGTTCTTAAGGGGATGAATATTTTGGTTAATAAAGGCCTCTTAGAAAAGCGACGTGGGCTCGGAATGTTTGTAAAAAAAGGTGCACAACAAAAAATTATGGAACAACGTAAAGAAAGTTTTTATAACGACTATGTAAAGAGTTTACTAGTTGAAGCGGGTAAGCTTGGAATTACCAAACAGCATTTATTAGACTTAATCGAACGAGGTGAGAATGATGGATCAATTAATAGTTAA
- a CDS encoding N-acetylmuramoyl-L-alanine amidase family protein, which produces MFGHDGRIVTKVYQWAGTYYYFDPNTYLRVDNDYRQSQWGDWYMFGPDGRIVTGLKEWYGSYYYFDPTTYLKVTNKWIDNKYFGPAGQQAISRFERLDNKYYYFDANGAVLNIHDQFKNIDNHTYYFGADGACYTSQFLNKDGKQYYFDNDGIMLTDQEKIIDGKFYHFNVNGEAIQVNDPSEI; this is translated from the coding sequence ATGTTCGGTCACGATGGCCGCATTGTTACTAAAGTTTACCAATGGGCTGGCACGTATTACTACTTTGATCCGAATACTTATTTGCGAGTAGATAATGATTACCGTCAATCTCAGTGGGGCGATTGGTATATGTTTGGCCCAGATGGTCGTATCGTTACAGGGTTAAAGGAATGGTACGGTAGTTATTATTACTTTGATCCGACGACTTACTTAAAAGTAACTAATAAGTGGATAGATAATAAGTACTTTGGTCCAGCTGGTCAGCAAGCTATTTCACGCTTTGAGAGACTTGATAATAAGTATTACTATTTCGATGCTAATGGGGCAGTTCTTAATATCCATGATCAATTTAAGAATATTGATAACCACACTTATTACTTTGGAGCTGATGGTGCTTGTTATACCAGTCAATTCTTAAATAAGGATGGTAAACAGTATTATTTCGATAATGATGGAATTATGCTCACTGATCAAGAGAAGATCATTGACGGTAAATTCTATCATTTCAATGTTAATGGTGAAGCAATCCAAGTAAATGATCCTTCTGAAATTTGA
- a CDS encoding glycosyl hydrolase 53 family protein: MLKAIFAGLAGNEYALDGAKNCYADNGDAYHYEFWLAGKDATEKLNNFLIANNGVKYGDPIKITYTATLTWGAAKSTANDKTPASRKTAEELNLAYKTGTDTGLRYDSITVEKIPNMSDDMIRGVDISSYQSLINAGVKFYDFNGQEANLFKMLKDAGVNWIRLRLWNDPYNAEGFGYGGGNNDEESLVKMASEASQYGMKILVDFHYSDFWADPAKQPLPKAWKNLSSADLTKEISLYTSKVLNDLKQAGADVEMVQVGNEVTNGAFGIWTGRDHGENWATIWESDQGNQVAKYLGTASGAVRSVLPNAKIAIQLETPNISKYRSIMTVLKNNNVEYDYLGTSYYPFWSTHDGNSWYDNVDLGYGASTPINLEAIEKMAWRKFGKKTVVLETGWINNVNDADGTGNSISANDEIQAYSHDPQGQVNAIEDMYKALVAQGGVGGFLIKLVGKIGTIIRKCLMYMEPVGHQRMQLVMLQIQ, translated from the coding sequence GTGTTAAAAGCAATTTTTGCTGGCCTAGCAGGTAATGAATATGCTTTAGATGGTGCAAAGAATTGCTATGCCGATAATGGGGATGCTTACCATTATGAATTTTGGCTAGCTGGAAAAGATGCTACTGAGAAGTTAAATAATTTCTTGATAGCTAATAATGGTGTTAAGTATGGTGATCCAATTAAGATAACGTATACTGCTACTTTAACTTGGGGTGCAGCTAAGAGCACTGCTAATGATAAGACCCCGGCCAGTCGAAAAACTGCTGAAGAACTCAACCTAGCATATAAGACAGGTACTGATACTGGTCTCCGTTATGATAGTATTACTGTTGAGAAGATTCCAAACATGTCAGATGATATGATTCGTGGAGTTGATATTTCCAGTTACCAGTCTTTAATTAATGCTGGTGTTAAATTCTATGACTTTAATGGTCAAGAAGCTAACTTGTTTAAGATGTTAAAAGATGCTGGTGTAAACTGGATTCGTCTTCGTCTATGGAATGATCCATACAATGCAGAAGGCTTTGGTTATGGTGGTGGAAATAATGATGAAGAGTCATTAGTCAAGATGGCTAGTGAGGCAAGTCAATATGGAATGAAAATCTTAGTTGACTTCCACTACTCTGATTTCTGGGCTGATCCAGCTAAGCAACCGCTTCCCAAAGCATGGAAGAATTTATCGTCAGCTGATCTTACAAAAGAGATAAGTTTATACACAAGCAAAGTTCTTAACGATTTGAAGCAGGCCGGCGCTGATGTTGAAATGGTTCAAGTAGGGAATGAAGTAACTAATGGTGCTTTTGGTATTTGGACCGGCCGTGACCATGGTGAAAACTGGGCGACTATATGGGAAAGTGACCAAGGAAACCAAGTTGCTAAATATTTAGGAACCGCGTCAGGAGCAGTTAGGTCAGTATTACCAAATGCCAAGATTGCCATTCAGCTTGAGACACCAAACATTAGTAAGTATCGTAGCATTATGACGGTTTTGAAGAATAATAATGTCGAGTATGACTACCTAGGAACTTCTTATTACCCATTCTGGTCGACTCATGACGGTAATAGTTGGTATGACAATGTTGATCTGGGATATGGCGCAAGTACACCAATTAACTTAGAAGCGATTGAAAAGATGGCTTGGCGGAAATTTGGTAAGAAAACTGTTGTACTAGAAACAGGCTGGATTAATAATGTCAATGATGCCGATGGGACAGGAAATTCTATTAGTGCTAATGATGAGATTCAAGCATATAGTCATGATCCGCAAGGGCAGGTTAATGCAATTGAAGATATGTATAAAGCATTAGTTGCCCAAGGCGGAGTAGGTGGATTCCTGATAAAGCTGGTTGGCAAAATTGGGACTATAATAAGAAAATGTCTGATGTATATGGAACCGGTTGGGCATCAAAGAATGCAGTTGGTTATGCTCCAGATTCAGTGA
- a CDS encoding MucBP domain-containing protein, translating into MIDKFKTGNPIWVYYNDIDSGANLTVPQLLRGFIGQEYQIEQKQFPNYRYVKTEGETKGTFDMRQRIVHLFYRKQNWGEVQSIEMYLHLDAPTQVFDTAGGMPVGAPLPADITVKSFHRVATKNGQFWYEIGADQWIKYDQMHVVDNPFNQDIRKEKSKLINNLTVIPLKNVQAKVDYLHNKSINVYDAPYGNKVAEIPNGETITLIGKLNDNDEITWYQVGRKKYITSNYIQIEYPEDDE; encoded by the coding sequence ATGATTGACAAGTTTAAAACAGGAAATCCTATCTGGGTTTACTATAATGATATTGATTCAGGAGCAAACCTTACCGTCCCGCAATTATTACGCGGATTCATCGGTCAAGAATACCAAATTGAACAAAAGCAATTTCCTAATTACCGATATGTAAAAACTGAAGGTGAAACTAAGGGAACATTTGATATGCGGCAACGAATTGTACACCTTTTTTATCGGAAACAGAATTGGGGAGAGGTCCAATCGATTGAAATGTACCTCCACCTCGATGCTCCGACACAGGTATTTGATACAGCTGGTGGAATGCCAGTCGGTGCCCCCCTTCCTGCTGATATTACAGTTAAATCTTTCCACCGGGTTGCGACTAAGAATGGTCAGTTTTGGTATGAAATCGGCGCTGACCAATGGATTAAGTACGATCAAATGCACGTTGTTGATAATCCATTCAACCAGGATATCCGGAAAGAAAAGTCAAAACTCATTAATAATTTAACGGTAATTCCCTTGAAGAATGTGCAGGCCAAAGTCGATTATCTCCATAATAAGTCAATCAATGTTTATGATGCGCCTTATGGAAATAAAGTGGCAGAGATTCCAAACGGCGAAACAATTACCCTAATTGGAAAATTAAACGATAATGATGAGATTACCTGGTACCAAGTGGGCCGCAAGAAATATATTACTAGTAACTACATTCAAATTGAATATCCAGAAGATGATGAATAA
- a CDS encoding ATP-dependent Clp protease ATP-binding subunit — MQCQYCHQNPATIHLQMNFNGQRIQIDLCQNCYQKLQNLQTDMMNGGNGMNNFGFGSLEDFMNAMNNMQSQAAGTNGQNMNGQSQRQGGGRNGKGILGQYGINLTDLARQGKIDPVIGRDNEIKRVIEILNRRTKNNPVLIGEAGVGKTAVVEGLAQAIVSGQVPEKLANKEIIRLDVVSLVQGTGIRGQFEKRMQQLMEEVRKNKNIILFIDEIHEIMGAGNAEGGMDAGNVLKPALARGDFQLVGATTLNEYRKIEKDAALARRFQPVEVDEPSVEETIRILNGIKSRYQDYHHVKYTDDAIVAAAKLSDRYIQDRYLPDKAIDLLDEAGSKKNLTLKNVDPNAIENEIHTAEAHKQQAADNQDYEKAAFYRDQVAKLEKAKKEAEENHTEDSATVTVKDMQRIVEERTNIPVGDLQKQEENQLRDLDKKLDEHVIGQAQAVDKVARAIRRNRIGLNKSGRPIGSFLFVGPTGVGKTETAKQLALQLFGSKDAMIRFDMSEYMDKTSTSKLIGAAPGYVGYEEAGQLTEQVRRHPYSLILLDEVEKAHPDVMHMFLQILDDGRLTDSQGRTVSFKDTIIIMTSNAGTGDSEASVGFGAESNGSTHSIIDKLTNYFKPEFLNRFDDIVQFNALSKDDLMKIVNLMIDDVNNMLADKNLHIEVINNVEEKLVDMGFDPKMGARPLRRVIQEQIEDRIADYVLDHSDAHKLVAKLDDNGDIVVEETEEVPTIAKK; from the coding sequence ATGCAATGTCAATACTGTCATCAAAATCCAGCCACAATTCATCTTCAAATGAATTTTAATGGGCAACGGATTCAAATAGACCTCTGCCAAAATTGTTATCAAAAATTACAAAATCTACAAACAGATATGATGAATGGAGGTAACGGAATGAATAATTTCGGTTTTGGAAGCCTCGAAGACTTCATGAACGCAATGAACAATATGCAAAGTCAAGCTGCCGGTACTAATGGTCAAAACATGAACGGCCAATCCCAACGACAAGGTGGCGGACGAAATGGAAAAGGAATCCTTGGTCAATATGGGATCAACCTTACTGATCTCGCTCGCCAAGGTAAAATTGACCCAGTCATCGGGCGCGACAATGAAATTAAACGAGTTATTGAAATTTTAAACCGTCGAACCAAGAATAACCCAGTCTTGATTGGTGAAGCTGGAGTTGGTAAGACCGCGGTTGTTGAAGGTTTAGCTCAAGCAATCGTTAGCGGCCAAGTTCCCGAAAAGCTTGCTAACAAGGAAATCATCCGGCTCGATGTTGTTTCCTTAGTTCAAGGTACGGGAATTCGGGGCCAATTTGAAAAGCGGATGCAACAATTAATGGAAGAAGTTCGTAAGAATAAGAACATCATCCTCTTTATTGACGAAATCCATGAAATCATGGGTGCGGGAAATGCTGAAGGCGGAATGGACGCTGGAAATGTTCTTAAACCCGCCCTTGCCCGCGGTGACTTCCAATTAGTTGGTGCCACTACTCTTAATGAGTACCGGAAGATCGAAAAGGATGCTGCTCTTGCACGGCGATTCCAACCAGTTGAAGTTGATGAACCATCCGTTGAAGAAACAATCCGCATCTTAAACGGGATCAAAAGTCGTTATCAAGATTACCACCACGTTAAGTACACAGATGACGCAATTGTAGCAGCTGCTAAACTTTCTGACCGCTACATTCAAGATCGTTACTTGCCTGACAAAGCTATCGACTTACTTGATGAAGCGGGATCAAAGAAGAACTTAACGCTTAAAAATGTGGATCCAAATGCAATCGAAAATGAAATCCACACAGCTGAAGCACACAAGCAACAAGCAGCTGATAACCAAGACTATGAAAAGGCAGCTTTCTACCGCGATCAAGTTGCTAAGCTTGAAAAGGCAAAGAAGGAAGCCGAAGAAAACCATACTGAAGATTCTGCAACTGTTACCGTTAAGGATATGCAGAGAATCGTTGAAGAACGGACAAATATTCCAGTTGGTGACCTGCAAAAGCAAGAAGAAAATCAACTTCGCGACCTTGATAAGAAGCTTGATGAACATGTTATTGGCCAAGCCCAAGCAGTGGATAAGGTTGCTCGTGCCATTCGTCGTAACCGGATCGGTTTGAACAAGTCTGGTCGGCCAATTGGTAGTTTCCTCTTTGTTGGTCCTACGGGGGTTGGTAAGACTGAAACCGCTAAGCAACTTGCCCTCCAATTGTTTGGTTCTAAAGATGCTATGATTCGGTTCGATATGTCTGAATACATGGACAAGACCTCTACTTCTAAATTAATCGGGGCTGCTCCTGGTTATGTTGGTTACGAAGAAGCTGGTCAGTTGACTGAACAAGTACGGCGGCACCCTTATAGCTTGATCTTACTTGATGAAGTTGAAAAGGCGCACCCAGATGTTATGCACATGTTCTTACAAATTCTGGATGATGGTCGTTTAACTGATTCTCAAGGGCGCACTGTTAGCTTCAAGGATACAATCATTATCATGACATCTAATGCCGGAACTGGTGATTCAGAAGCAAGCGTTGGTTTTGGTGCTGAGTCTAATGGTAGTACTCATTCCATCATTGACAAGTTGACAAACTACTTCAAGCCAGAATTCTTAAACCGGTTTGATGACATTGTTCAATTCAATGCCCTCTCCAAGGATGACTTGATGAAGATCGTTAACTTAATGATTGATGATGTTAATAACATGCTTGCTGATAAGAACTTGCATATCGAAGTCATTAACAATGTTGAAGAAAAATTAGTTGACATGGGATTTGATCCAAAGATGGGTGCTCGTCCTCTTCGTCGGGTAATCCAAGAACAAATCGAAGACCGGATTGCTGATTACGTTCTTGATCACAGTGACGCTCATAAATTAGTTGCTAAACTTGATGATAATGGTGACATTGTTGTCGAAGAAACTGAAGAAGTACCAACAATTGCTAAAAAATAA
- a CDS encoding phosphocarrier protein HPr: MEKREFTITSETGIHARPATILVQAASKFSSDITLSYEGKSVNLKSIMGVMSLGVGQNAKVTITANGDDEKEALDTVAETMKKEGLTD; encoded by the coding sequence ATGGAAAAACGTGAATTTACAATTACTTCTGAAACTGGTATTCATGCTCGTCCAGCTACTATTTTGGTACAAGCTGCTTCAAAGTTTTCATCTGACATTACTCTTTCATACGAAGGTAAGAGTGTAAACTTGAAGTCAATCATGGGTGTAATGTCCCTTGGTGTTGGTCAAAACGCTAAGGTTACTATTACTGCTAATGGTGACGACGAAAAAGAAGCTTTGGACACCGTTGCTGAAACTATGAAGAAGGAAGGATTGACTGACTAA
- a CDS encoding DDE-type integrase/transposase/recombinase, with protein MPRSKIIVRILLLENQELIVNSQPHGTVGKIADNRLKQNFNEKRPYHVIHTDVTQVRLANHQWAYISAMIDEASQEILAFQIGTGPNKELIVKTVEELITNLPDNAYPIIHSDQGWHYQLDYYT; from the coding sequence GTGCCTCGATCAAAAATCATAGTCCGGATTTTACTGTTAGAGAATCAAGAATTAATAGTTAATTCCCAGCCTCATGGTACGGTTGGTAAGATTGCGGACAATCGGTTAAAACAAAACTTCAATGAAAAACGTCCCTATCATGTTATTCATACTGACGTGACACAGGTCCGCTTAGCTAATCATCAGTGGGCTTATATCTCAGCGATGATTGATGAAGCAAGTCAAGAGATTCTAGCTTTTCAAATAGGTACTGGTCCGAATAAAGAACTGATTGTAAAAACCGTAGAAGAATTAATTACCAATCTACCTGATAATGCTTACCCAATTATCCATTCGGATCAGGGCTGGCATTACCAGTTAGATTACTATACTTAA
- a CDS encoding ATP-binding cassette domain-containing protein translates to MMDQLIVKNIVKKYHRQTVLDNISFTLEPAKIYGLLGRNGAGKTTLLNIMSNRIFPTSGEVQIGNEDVNNNDDLLSKIFLMSEINLYPRHMKISQTFDLADAAYNNFDYDLAHRLLKVFGLNDRMKITNLSTGQRTASKLIVALAVNADYVLLDEPILGLDANHRDSFYKELVKTYQERPRTFVLSTHLIEENQQLVEHVLIMDQHRIIINEDTEGLLAKAYAISGPEKMVDEYTAGLKVLKTEMMGNIKTAYLLDRLDEQRVIPDQVKIGHYDLQHLFIYLTNGGEY, encoded by the coding sequence ATGATGGATCAATTAATAGTTAAAAATATTGTCAAAAAGTATCATCGCCAAACAGTATTGGATAATATTTCATTTACCCTAGAACCTGCTAAAATTTATGGTCTCCTTGGCCGGAATGGGGCTGGGAAGACGACTCTTCTTAATATTATGAGCAACCGGATTTTTCCAACGAGCGGGGAAGTACAAATTGGTAATGAAGATGTTAATAACAATGATGACCTTCTCAGCAAGATCTTTTTGATGAGTGAAATTAATCTTTATCCGCGTCACATGAAGATAAGTCAAACCTTTGACTTAGCGGATGCCGCTTATAATAACTTTGACTATGACTTAGCCCACCGTCTCCTCAAGGTATTCGGCTTGAATGACCGGATGAAGATTACTAACTTATCGACGGGGCAACGGACGGCCTCCAAGCTAATCGTCGCCTTAGCAGTCAATGCCGATTATGTTCTATTAGATGAACCGATTTTAGGTTTAGATGCTAATCACCGTGATAGCTTCTATAAAGAATTAGTTAAGACTTATCAAGAACGGCCACGCACTTTTGTCTTATCAACCCACTTAATTGAAGAAAATCAGCAATTAGTCGAACATGTCCTCATCATGGATCAACACCGCATCATTATTAATGAAGATACAGAAGGTTTATTAGCTAAGGCTTATGCAATTAGTGGCCCAGAAAAAATGGTTGATGAGTATACTGCAGGCTTAAAAGTCCTTAAAACAGAAATGATGGGTAATATTAAGACTGCCTACTTACTTGATCGCTTAGATGAACAGCGTGTGATTCCTGATCAAGTTAAGATTGGCCATTATGATTTGCAGCATTTATTCATTTACTTAACGAATGGGGGAGAATACTAA
- a CDS encoding IS3 family transposase codes for MSQEHDWPISVLCQIAGITRDAYYKWLHRKPSNYKVEQSELLEAILELEEKHKWTLGYLAMTTQLAFENKLSFKAGLKRATNCMRNHGIRANIRKKRHNRVKRYEEYINDNLLNEQFDRQSKNEVWVTDTTEVLYGIDQVKKARVHVVLDLYGRYALSYNISPTETAVSAIEVFKRAFKVEPDAHPLIHTDRGSAYCSMAFNDYLADQNCIHSMSHPGHPWENSPMERWWNDFKLIWLAKRSRPKTLTELEQSVKEAIKYFNTQRAYTSKNGLSAEKFRAQAA; via the coding sequence TTGAGTCAAGAACATGACTGGCCAATTAGTGTCTTGTGTCAGATCGCTGGCATAACTAGAGATGCTTACTACAAGTGGCTTCATAGAAAGCCAAGTAATTATAAAGTTGAACAATCAGAGCTACTTGAAGCAATTCTAGAATTGGAAGAAAAACATAAGTGGACACTGGGTTACTTAGCGATGACAACGCAACTAGCCTTCGAAAATAAACTAAGCTTCAAGGCGGGACTAAAGCGGGCAACTAATTGTATGAGAAATCATGGAATCAGGGCTAATATCCGGAAGAAGAGACATAATCGCGTTAAGCGTTATGAAGAATATATCAATGATAATTTACTCAATGAACAATTTGATCGTCAGAGTAAAAACGAAGTTTGGGTAACCGATACTACAGAGGTTCTGTACGGGATAGATCAGGTAAAGAAGGCTCGCGTGCATGTGGTTTTGGACCTGTATGGACGTTACGCTTTGAGCTACAATATCTCACCCACAGAAACAGCAGTGTCAGCAATTGAGGTATTTAAACGTGCCTTCAAAGTGGAACCGGATGCCCATCCGCTGATCCATACGGATCGCGGATCAGCATATTGTTCAATGGCTTTTAATGACTATTTAGCCGATCAAAACTGTATTCACAGCATGTCACACCCAGGCCATCCTTGGGAGAACTCGCCGATGGAACGCTGGTGGAATGATTTTAAGCTCATTTGGTTAGCCAAACGTTCGCGGCCTAAAACATTGACGGAATTAGAACAATCAGTAAAGGAAGCTATTAAATATTTCAACACTCAACGAGCTTATACATCTAAAAACGGCTTGAGCGCAGAAAAATTCCGCGCTCAAGCCGCATAA